In Aspergillus fumigatus Af293 chromosome 4, whole genome shotgun sequence, one genomic interval encodes:
- a CDS encoding Zn(II)2Cys6 transcription factor domain-containing protein, which produces MSQMRSSPYSTHANKEKQKAPLRKKACQNCTKSKVRCGLEKPICSRCRSKGHSCQYPPGRVAAPQIGVTAAASRSPRPRAVTSGQTRRLDLDFTDIDLTPSLNAVDIRDRWLRPYLLPPLGRDEILKAYHLFTLQYISITLRTYPQYMVKDGGFPPIIHHTQVNTNQMPQALANCYSLVRMWVQAAPGSETMVMSAVEAEMERLASETTSQHDYDLLCSFQAYLVYTILMYFSPLGNVSAVTDKIMMTLMELAFRTAQNGLLCTAETTHTRPNWESWIVVSAKRRAIYTMYLLTSVYNSDRGLPNFVADEMKGVYVPESKVLWEVTDREVWEKEYDRHLLEWEDGMLEISELWRSTETGSTERRERIGRWVRGVDEFVPTEFRRAPSELRNRQASTLCGST; this is translated from the exons ATGAGTCAAATGAGATCATCTCCATACAGCACACATgcgaacaaagaaaaacagaaGGCTCCTCTGCGGAAAAAGGCATGTCAGAATTGCACCAAATCCAAAGTACGATGTGGACTAGAAAAGCCTATCTGTTCGCGATGCAGGTCGAAAGGCCACAGCTGCCAATATCCCCCGGGGCGCGTCGCTGCACCTCAGATTGGGGTCACTG CTGCGGCTTCCAggtctcctcgtcctcgtgCTGTAACCAGCGGACAGACCAGACGCCTCGATCTCGATTTTACGGATATCGACTTGACACCCAGTCTAAATGCAGTAGATATTCGAGACCGATGGCTGAGACCGTATCTCCTCCCACCTCTAGGACGAGACGAGATTCTCAAGGCCTACCATCTATTTACGTTGCAATACATCTCCATTACGCTCAGGACATATCCACAGTATATGGTCAAGGATGGCGGTTTTCCGCCAATTATACACCATACACAAGTCAATACGAATCAGATGCCACAAGCTCTGGCCAACTGTTACAGCCTGGTCCGGATGTGGGTGCAAGCGGCTCCAGGAAGCGAGACGATGGTGATGAGCGCTGTCGAGGCGGAAATGGAAAGACTGGCAAGTGAG ACAACGAGTCAACATGACTACGACCTCTTATGTTCCTTCCAAGCCTACCTTGTCTATACCATCTTGATGTACTTCAGCCCTCTCGGCAATGTATCTGCAGTAACCGATAAAATCATGATGACCTTAATGGAGCTTGCCTTCCGTACTGCTCAGAATGGCCTATTGTGTACGGCGGAGACCACTCATACGCGGCCAAATTGGGAATCTTGGATCGTGGTCTCGGCCAAACGTCGCGCCATTTACACCATGTACCTACTCACCAGTGTCTACAATTCGGATCGGGGTCTACCAAACTTTGTGGCCGACGAAATGAAGGGGGTCTATGTCCCCGAAAGCAAGGTACTATGGGAAGTCACAGACCGAGAAGTATGGGAAAAGGAGTATGACCGCCACCTCCTGGAATGGGAAGATGGAATGCTGGAAATATCGGAGTTATGGCGATCAACCGAGACTGGCTCGACTGAACGACGGGAAAGGATTGGAAGATGGGTTCGTGGGGTGGACGAGTTTG TCCCTACGGAATTCCGAAGGGCACCATCGGAGCTCCGGAATCGGCAGGCGTCAACCTTGTGCGGCTCAACATAA
- the ubiE gene encoding class I SAM-dependent methyltransferase, translated as MSRKAVYITDHAPSVLQTHSWRTASNSAAYLVPYIKPSMKILDIGCGPGSISIDFARLVPQGHVTAIEYVADPLDAARSLASAHGLTNIDFRVGDIHSLDFPDDTFDIVHVHQVLQHIADPVRALREMRRVAKSDGGIVAARESASMTWYPDNAGIAGWKEVTDRMCKAKGSNPHPGRYIHVWAEEAGFQGTRIKKSAGAWCFSSPEERKYWGGSMEARMRSSGFSKMAVEEGYATKEELETIANGWRDFVKDDQAWFGLLHGEILCWK; from the coding sequence ATGTCTCGCAAAGCTGTCTACATCACTGACCACGCCCCCTCCGTTCTCCAAACCCACAGCTGGCGCACCGCCTCCAACTCTGCCGCCTACCTCGTCCCCTACATCAAACCGAGCATGAAAATCCTTGATATAGGCTGCGGTCCaggcagcatcagcatcgactTTGCGCGGCTCGTCCCCCAAGGCCATGTCACGGCGATCGAGTACGTTGCCGACCCGCTAGACGCAGCCCGATCCCTCGCCTCCGCACATGGACTCACAAACATCGACTTTCGCGTCGGGGACATCCACTCTCTTGACTTTCCGGACGACACCTTTGACATCGTCCATGTTCACCAGGTGTTGCAGCACATCGCAGACCCAGTGCGTGCACTACGGGAAATGCGCCGGGTGGCGAAGAGTGACGGTGGGATTGTTGCGGCCAGGGAGTCGGCATCGATGACCTGGTACCCTGACAACGCGGGAATCGCCGGATGGAAAGAGGTTACAGATCGTATGTGTAAAGCGAAGGGGAGCAATCCGCATCCCGGCCGGTATATACATGTTTGGGCTGAGGAAGCCGGGTTTCAAGGGACAAGAATCAAGAAAAGTGCTGGGGCATGGTGCTTCAGTAGTCCCGAGGAAAGGAAATACTGGGGTGGATCAATGGaagcgaggatgagatcgagTGGGTTTTCGAAGATggctgtggaggagggaTATGCGACgaaggaggagttggaaaCGATCGCGAACGGATGGAGGGACTTTGTCAAGGACGATCAAGCTTGGTTTGGGCTGCTCCATGGGGAAATTCTATGCTGGAAATAA
- a CDS encoding WW domain protein, producing the protein MSYYGERDTYYGGPPQPTYGRPPYDRPPYEQQQQQQPPYNRPPYDIPPQDSPSYNRPPYERPPYERPPPERSPSSFDPSRPRYEGPPYNSSSPAPSAQPPAIPPPPLPLGWVQEWEPNLRRAYFVETATGRSQWETPMQDSEHARGLSGPPPESASYYASPPPPPPPQDGGYYPPPGEYPPPEEKKKKSSGMGKIIAGGVAGVALGAAGMALWEHEKREDEEQEELKERVERLEEEQNHSSSSSDHERAHSPDVDDW; encoded by the exons ATGTCCTACTACGGAGAAAGAGATACCTACTACGGAGGCCCGCCGCAACCCACCTACGGCCGGCCTCCCTACGACCGACCCCCCTAcgagcaacagcaacagcaacaaccaccCTACAACCGCCCTCCCTATGACATCCCACCCCAGGATTCACCCTCGTACAACCGCCCCCCGTACGAGCGGCCCCCCTACGAGCGTCCTCCCCCCGAGCgctccccctcctccttcgacCCATCCCGCCCCCGCTACGAGGGACCACCCTACAACAGCTCGTCGCCCGCCCCCTCCGCCCAACCACCCGCAATCCCTCCACCACCCCTCCCCCTCGGCTGGGTCCAAGAATGGGAACCCAATCTCCGCCGTGCATACTTCGTCGAGACGGCAACCGGCCGCTCGCAATGGGAGACGCCCATGCAGGACTCCGAGCATGCGAGGGGACTGAGCGGGCCCCCGCCTGAGTCAGCAAGCTACTATGCttctccacctccaccacccccgCCACAGGACGGCGGCTACTACCCGCCTCCCGGCGAGTATCCGCctccagaagagaagaagaagaaatccaGCGGGATGGGGAAGATCATTGCAGGTGGTGTGGCGGGTGTAGCGCTCGGTGCGGCGGGTATGGCTCTGTGGGAGCATGAGAAGC gtgaggatgaagagcaggaggagcTTAAAGAACGGGTGGAGaggttggaggaggagcagaaccATTCTAGCTCGAGTTCGGATCATGAGCGGGCTCACTCGCCTGATGTGGATGACtggtag